One stretch of Akkermansia massiliensis DNA includes these proteins:
- a CDS encoding DNA-deoxyinosine glycosylase, translated as MKKCSFPPSVTPECSVLVLGSLPGDESLRQAQYYAHPRNAFWKIMGTLLDFDPSLPYGERLSLLNRGGVGLWDVVASGVRPGSLDQHISQEQPNDIAALLECFPGIGTVCCNGTASHKYLKRYFPELFLRETPAIIQMPSTSPAAARLTYEQKFRAYEEVILSRLRQGGKKG; from the coding sequence GTGAAGAAATGCTCCTTCCCTCCCTCCGTCACGCCGGAATGCTCCGTGCTGGTGCTCGGCTCCCTGCCGGGGGATGAATCCCTGCGGCAGGCCCAGTATTACGCCCATCCGCGCAACGCCTTCTGGAAAATCATGGGAACCCTGCTGGATTTTGACCCCTCCTTGCCGTATGGGGAACGCCTGTCCCTGCTCAACCGGGGCGGGGTGGGGCTGTGGGACGTGGTGGCCTCCGGCGTCAGGCCCGGCAGCCTGGACCAGCACATCTCCCAGGAACAGCCCAATGACATTGCCGCCCTGCTGGAATGTTTCCCCGGCATCGGCACCGTCTGCTGCAACGGCACCGCCTCCCATAAATACCTCAAGCGGTATTTTCCGGAACTATTCCTCCGGGAAACCCCTGCCATCATCCAGATGCCCTCCACCAGCCCGGCGGCGGCGCGGCTGACGTATGAGCAGAAATTCCGCGCCTATGAGGAAGTCATCCTCTCCCGACTCCGGCAGGGAGGGAAAAAAGGCTGA
- a CDS encoding PP2C family protein-serine/threonine phosphatase yields MVSGLHGDQILGARSNQQDSFSILAGDDALVLVLADGMGGYTGGELASRAAIEGFFQAFERENRSPGKRMKDAVTAANEQVRTVRKKRGKDDEMGTTLVAAWIGPEGLRWVSVGDSLLLLIREEKMFLLNDLHQYSAELERMADEGSISREEALSHPSRHSLTSALMGREVPLVDLREECFPLVPGDRLLVASDGVGPYLDSLGPAGMRYLSMLSAEELVRSVLEGINRDGAPNQDNATLICAEIAEA; encoded by the coding sequence ATGGTTTCCGGATTGCATGGGGACCAGATTCTGGGCGCCCGCAGCAATCAGCAGGATTCCTTTTCCATCCTGGCCGGGGATGACGCCCTGGTGCTGGTCCTGGCGGACGGCATGGGGGGCTATACCGGAGGGGAGCTGGCCAGCCGCGCGGCTATAGAAGGTTTTTTTCAGGCGTTTGAGCGGGAAAACCGGTCTCCCGGCAAGAGGATGAAAGACGCAGTGACCGCCGCCAATGAACAGGTGCGTACGGTCCGGAAGAAGAGGGGGAAGGATGACGAGATGGGCACGACGCTGGTAGCGGCCTGGATAGGGCCGGAAGGGCTGCGCTGGGTCAGCGTGGGAGATTCCCTTCTGCTGCTCATCCGGGAGGAAAAAATGTTTCTGCTTAATGACCTGCACCAGTATTCCGCGGAGCTGGAACGCATGGCGGATGAAGGTTCCATCAGCCGGGAGGAGGCCTTGAGCCATCCTTCCCGCCATTCCCTGACCTCCGCCCTGATGGGGAGGGAAGTGCCTTTGGTGGATCTGCGGGAAGAGTGCTTCCCTCTGGTTCCCGGGGACCGCCTTCTGGTCGCCAGCGACGGAGTGGGGCCTTATCTGGACTCCCTGGGCCCGGCGGGGATGCGGTACTTGTCCATGCTGTCCGCGGAGGAATTGGTGCGGTCCGTGCTGGAAGGCATCAACCGTGACGGCGCGCCCAACCAGGATAACGCCACGCTGATCTGTGCGGAAATAGCGGAAGCGTGA
- the carB gene encoding carbamoyl-phosphate synthase large subunit → MAKREDIRKILIIGSGPIIIGQACEFDYSGTQACKALRAEGYDVVLVNSNPATIMTDPGMADHTYIEPLTVDRITAVIKKERPDALLPNLGGQTALNLASKLNEEGILKQYNVEVIGVDLEAIARGEDRIIFKETMDKIGVPVAKSEPVYTVEEAEKVAAELGYPVVLRPAYTMGGTGGGIVYNVEELRQIVPRGLAASLINQVLVEECVLGWEELELEVVRDAKGQKITVCFIENVDPMGVHTGDSFCVAPMLTVPQDVQDRLQDYSYRILDAIGVTGGTNVQFAHNREDNRIIVIEINPRTSRSSALASKATGFPIASVSTKLASGITMDELPYWRKGSLEKYEPYGDYVVVKFARWAFEKFPKAADKLGTQMKAVGEVMSIGQNFKEAFQKAVRSLEIGRAGLGRVKKLEALTTPELREKITYGNSERFFQIYELLRRGVTVEEIVKLTRITPFFIEQMKELADFDFSLDGQGWDSLPVETLRQAKKMGFSDKYLAQIFNVPEKAVRTRRQENGITATYRIVPVSGVEHAEYYYSTYSGAEDEVPVNDKKKIMILGGGPNRIGQGIEFDYTCVHAAFTLRDNGYESIMVNCNPETVSTDFDTANKLYFEPVTVEDVLAIYEKEKPEGVIVQFGGQTPLNIAQALKDAGVKIMGTQPEGIRLAEDREYFRERMIALNILQPESGTARSLEEAVELGRQIGYPVMVRPSFVLGGRGMEVIYDEENLKRYGVEAIQVSPEYPMLIDRFLDNAIEAEVDALADGTDTFVATVMEHIELAGIHSGDSACAIPPVTIAPKHVRTIEEHAAKIAKDFQVKGILNVQFAICDDEVYIIEANPRASRTVPIVSKVTGISMARHATEIMLGKKLKDLGLKPRACRFIGVKEAVFPFNMFPEVDPVLGPEMRATGEVMGIADNFGMAYYKAQEAAGCILPTSGKVLVTVSDRDKKFIEPIARDLISLGFKIVSTGGTAEYLRGQGVETEVVNKLHEGRPNLGDMITNKQIDLIINTPVDRTSMIDDSFIRMQSIQKKIPYMTTIAAARATVEGIRSAQHVKVSPRSLQEYHS, encoded by the coding sequence ATGGCAAAACGCGAAGACATCCGCAAAATCCTCATCATCGGCTCAGGCCCCATCATCATCGGCCAGGCCTGCGAGTTCGACTACTCCGGCACCCAGGCCTGCAAGGCCCTGCGCGCTGAAGGCTACGACGTCGTTCTGGTGAACTCCAACCCCGCCACCATCATGACGGACCCCGGCATGGCGGACCACACCTACATTGAGCCCCTGACCGTGGACCGCATCACGGCCGTGATTAAAAAGGAACGCCCGGATGCTCTGCTGCCCAACCTCGGCGGCCAGACGGCCCTGAACCTGGCCTCCAAGCTGAATGAGGAAGGCATCCTGAAGCAGTACAACGTGGAAGTCATCGGCGTGGACCTGGAAGCCATCGCCCGCGGTGAAGACCGTATCATTTTCAAGGAAACCATGGACAAGATCGGCGTGCCGGTGGCCAAGTCCGAACCCGTCTATACCGTGGAGGAAGCGGAGAAGGTGGCCGCCGAGCTGGGCTACCCCGTCGTGCTCCGCCCCGCCTACACCATGGGCGGCACGGGCGGCGGCATCGTGTACAACGTGGAGGAACTGCGCCAGATCGTCCCCCGCGGCCTGGCCGCCTCCCTGATCAACCAGGTGCTGGTGGAGGAATGCGTGCTGGGCTGGGAAGAACTGGAACTGGAAGTCGTGCGCGACGCCAAGGGCCAGAAGATCACCGTCTGCTTTATTGAAAACGTGGACCCCATGGGCGTGCACACCGGGGACAGCTTCTGCGTGGCCCCCATGCTGACCGTTCCCCAGGACGTGCAGGACAGGCTTCAGGATTACTCCTACCGCATTCTGGACGCCATTGGCGTCACGGGCGGCACGAACGTGCAGTTTGCCCACAACCGTGAGGACAACCGCATCATCGTCATTGAAATCAACCCCCGCACGTCCCGGTCCTCCGCCCTGGCCTCCAAGGCCACCGGCTTCCCCATCGCCTCCGTCTCCACCAAGCTGGCCTCCGGCATCACGATGGACGAACTTCCCTACTGGCGCAAGGGCTCCCTGGAAAAGTACGAGCCTTACGGCGACTACGTAGTCGTCAAGTTCGCCCGCTGGGCCTTTGAAAAGTTCCCCAAGGCAGCCGACAAGCTGGGTACCCAGATGAAGGCCGTGGGGGAAGTGATGAGCATCGGCCAGAACTTCAAGGAAGCCTTCCAGAAGGCCGTGCGTTCCCTGGAAATCGGCCGCGCCGGGCTGGGCCGCGTGAAGAAGCTGGAAGCCCTCACCACGCCGGAACTGCGTGAAAAGATCACGTACGGCAACAGCGAACGCTTCTTCCAGATTTACGAACTCCTGCGCCGCGGCGTGACCGTGGAGGAAATCGTGAAGCTGACCCGCATCACCCCGTTCTTCATTGAACAGATGAAGGAACTGGCGGACTTTGACTTCTCCCTGGATGGCCAGGGCTGGGATTCCCTGCCCGTGGAAACCCTGCGCCAGGCGAAGAAGATGGGCTTCTCCGACAAGTATCTGGCCCAGATTTTCAACGTGCCTGAAAAGGCCGTCCGCACCCGCCGCCAGGAAAACGGCATCACCGCCACCTACCGCATCGTGCCCGTCAGCGGCGTGGAACACGCGGAATATTACTATTCCACCTACAGCGGCGCAGAGGATGAAGTGCCCGTGAACGACAAGAAGAAGATCATGATCCTGGGCGGCGGTCCCAACCGCATCGGCCAGGGCATCGAGTTCGACTACACCTGCGTGCACGCCGCTTTCACCCTGCGGGACAACGGGTATGAATCCATCATGGTGAACTGCAACCCGGAAACGGTCTCCACGGACTTTGACACGGCCAACAAGCTGTACTTTGAACCCGTGACCGTGGAAGACGTGCTGGCTATTTATGAGAAGGAAAAGCCGGAAGGCGTCATCGTCCAGTTCGGCGGCCAGACCCCGCTCAACATCGCCCAGGCCCTCAAGGACGCCGGGGTGAAGATCATGGGCACCCAGCCGGAAGGCATCCGCCTGGCGGAAGACCGCGAATACTTCCGCGAACGCATGATCGCCCTGAATATTCTCCAGCCGGAAAGCGGCACCGCCCGCTCCCTGGAAGAAGCCGTGGAACTGGGCCGCCAGATCGGCTACCCGGTGATGGTGCGCCCCTCCTTCGTTCTGGGCGGCCGTGGCATGGAAGTCATTTACGATGAAGAAAACCTGAAGCGCTACGGCGTGGAGGCCATCCAGGTCAGCCCGGAATACCCCATGCTGATCGACCGCTTCCTGGACAACGCCATTGAAGCGGAAGTGGACGCGCTGGCCGACGGCACGGACACCTTCGTGGCCACCGTGATGGAACATATTGAGCTGGCGGGCATCCATTCCGGAGACTCCGCCTGCGCCATTCCTCCCGTGACCATCGCCCCCAAGCACGTCCGCACCATTGAGGAACACGCCGCCAAGATCGCCAAGGACTTCCAGGTGAAGGGCATTCTGAACGTGCAGTTCGCCATCTGCGATGACGAGGTGTACATCATTGAAGCCAATCCCCGCGCCTCCCGCACGGTGCCCATCGTCTCCAAGGTCACGGGCATCTCCATGGCGCGCCACGCCACGGAAATCATGCTGGGCAAGAAGCTCAAGGACCTGGGCCTGAAGCCGCGCGCCTGCCGCTTCATCGGCGTGAAGGAAGCCGTCTTCCCGTTCAACATGTTCCCGGAAGTGGACCCCGTCCTGGGGCCGGAAATGCGCGCCACGGGGGAAGTCATGGGCATTGCGGACAACTTCGGCATGGCCTACTACAAGGCCCAGGAAGCCGCAGGCTGCATCCTGCCCACCTCCGGCAAGGTGCTCGTCACCGTCTCCGACCGCGACAAGAAGTTCATTGAACCCATCGCCCGGGACCTCATCTCCCTGGGCTTCAAGATCGTCTCCACCGGAGGCACCGCGGAATACCTGCGCGGCCAGGGCGTGGAAACGGAAGTGGTCAACAAGCTGCATGAAGGCCGCCCGAACCTGGGCGACATGATCACCAACAAGCAGATTGACCTGATCATTAATACTCCGGTGGACCGCACCAGCATGATTGACGACTCCTTCATCCGCATGCAGTCCATCCAGAAGAAGATTCCGTACATGACCACCATCGCCGCCGCCAGGGCCACGGTGGAGGGCATCCGCTCCGCCCAGCATGTGAAGGTATCCCCCCGCTCCCTCCAGGAATATCATTCCTGA
- a CDS encoding DMT family transporter produces the protein MSWIYLVLAGLCEIGWPLGFKLSQAPGTGSGRFAACIAFSVFSMALSGFLLWLAQRSIPIGTAYAVWTGIGALGTFLVGILWFGDSSNVWRMLAATFLLIGIIGLKLAPGH, from the coding sequence ATGTCCTGGATTTATCTGGTGTTGGCCGGTCTCTGTGAGATCGGATGGCCTCTGGGCTTCAAGCTTTCACAGGCGCCCGGCACGGGTTCCGGCAGGTTTGCCGCCTGCATTGCGTTCTCCGTGTTCAGCATGGCCCTGAGCGGTTTTCTTCTGTGGCTGGCCCAGCGCAGCATTCCCATCGGCACCGCTTATGCGGTGTGGACGGGCATCGGCGCGCTGGGAACGTTTCTGGTGGGCATCCTGTGGTTCGGGGATTCCTCCAATGTCTGGCGCATGCTGGCGGCCACCTTCCTGCTGATAGGCATTATCGGGTTGAAGCTGGCCCCCGGGCATTGA
- a CDS encoding NAD(+) synthase: protein MFGYYRLASAVPQLRVADVDYNVDQLMDGFRKAAEQKAAAVVFPELSITGYSCGDLFFQPRLREAALDGLRRFAEATEGSGTIAVAGLPFLHEDALYNTAAVIQSGRVLALIPKTVLPNYREFYEKRQFTSGRELGTGTKEAKVNGAYIPFGTEIIFHDAASSFSFGVEICEDLWSVIPPSSGLALQGARAIFNPSAGTELTGKAAYRRELVKQQSGRCLCSYVLSSAGVHESTTDTVFGGHSLIADNGRLAAEGERFGRESSLILADVDFERLAAARLSESSFNDSKSLSPAGNALHLTLPAEVPAPPGLEYAFNPARPFLPSPAHRPERCEEIIAIQTAGLAKRMEHTDARRLVIGISGGLDSTLALLICERACRALKRPASDILAVTMPGFGTTDRTHDNALTMCRLLGAELREIPISECCLRHFGDIGHDPAERTTTYENVQARERTQILMDLANKTGGLVVGTGDLSEIALGWSTYNGDHMSMYAVNCSIPKTLIRCLIEHIAGESSPELAATLADINNTPVSPELLPPSGDGSIEQRTEDVLGPYDLHDFFLFHFIKYGAEPDKILYLAEHAFRGEFQPDFIRRCLGIFIRRFFRQQFKRSCMPDGPKVGTIALSPRGDWRMPSDACGTVWEKYISHR from the coding sequence ATGTTCGGATATTACAGACTTGCCTCCGCCGTCCCCCAGCTCCGCGTGGCTGATGTGGATTACAACGTCGACCAGCTCATGGACGGATTCCGGAAGGCTGCGGAACAGAAAGCTGCTGCCGTCGTCTTTCCGGAGCTGAGCATCACGGGCTACTCCTGCGGAGACCTCTTCTTCCAGCCGCGCCTGCGGGAGGCGGCCCTGGACGGCCTGCGCCGCTTTGCGGAAGCGACGGAAGGCTCAGGCACCATTGCCGTGGCGGGCCTGCCCTTCCTGCATGAAGATGCCCTGTACAACACGGCGGCGGTCATCCAGTCCGGCAGAGTGCTGGCGCTGATCCCCAAAACCGTGCTCCCCAACTACCGGGAATTTTACGAAAAGCGGCAGTTTACATCCGGCAGGGAGCTGGGAACAGGGACGAAGGAGGCCAAAGTCAATGGGGCATATATTCCGTTCGGAACGGAAATCATCTTCCACGATGCAGCCTCCTCCTTCAGCTTCGGCGTGGAAATATGCGAAGACCTGTGGAGCGTCATTCCCCCCAGCTCCGGACTGGCCCTTCAGGGAGCCAGGGCCATATTCAACCCCTCCGCGGGAACGGAACTCACGGGCAAGGCCGCCTACCGTCGCGAACTGGTCAAGCAGCAAAGCGGCAGGTGCCTCTGCTCCTATGTCCTTTCCTCCGCAGGCGTGCATGAATCCACCACGGACACCGTATTCGGCGGGCATTCCCTCATTGCGGACAACGGCAGGCTGGCGGCTGAAGGCGAACGGTTCGGCAGGGAAAGCTCCCTCATCCTTGCGGACGTGGACTTTGAACGGCTGGCGGCGGCGCGCCTCTCCGAAAGCTCCTTCAATGACAGCAAATCCCTTTCCCCTGCCGGAAATGCCCTTCATCTGACGCTGCCGGCGGAAGTTCCCGCCCCCCCCGGTCTGGAATACGCCTTTAATCCGGCGCGGCCATTTCTGCCCTCCCCCGCACACCGCCCGGAACGGTGCGAAGAAATCATCGCCATCCAGACAGCGGGACTGGCTAAAAGAATGGAGCACACCGATGCACGGCGGCTTGTCATCGGCATCTCCGGCGGTCTGGACTCCACGCTGGCCCTGCTTATTTGCGAGCGCGCCTGCCGGGCGTTGAAACGCCCCGCCTCCGACATTCTGGCCGTCACGATGCCGGGCTTCGGCACCACGGACAGAACCCACGACAATGCCTTAACCATGTGCCGCCTTCTGGGCGCGGAGCTTCGGGAAATCCCCATTTCCGAATGCTGCCTCCGGCACTTCGGCGACATCGGGCACGACCCCGCCGAACGCACTACCACCTATGAAAACGTCCAGGCCCGCGAACGCACGCAAATCCTGATGGACCTGGCCAACAAAACCGGGGGGCTGGTCGTGGGAACGGGAGACCTGTCGGAAATAGCCCTGGGCTGGAGCACCTACAACGGAGACCACATGTCCATGTACGCGGTCAACTGCTCCATTCCGAAGACGCTGATACGGTGCCTCATTGAACACATCGCCGGAGAATCGTCCCCGGAACTGGCCGCCACCCTCGCGGACATCAACAACACCCCCGTCAGCCCGGAACTTCTGCCTCCGTCAGGCGACGGCTCCATTGAACAGCGTACGGAAGACGTGCTGGGGCCTTACGACCTGCACGATTTTTTCCTCTTCCACTTCATCAAATACGGGGCAGAGCCGGACAAAATCCTGTATCTGGCGGAGCACGCCTTTCGCGGCGAATTCCAGCCGGACTTCATTCGCCGCTGCCTGGGCATCTTCATCCGCCGCTTCTTCCGGCAGCAATTCAAGCGCAGCTGCATGCCGGACGGCCCCAAGGTAGGCACCATTGCCCTTTCTCCGCGAGGAGACTGGCGCATGCCTTCCGACGCCTGCGGAACAGTGTGGGAAAAATATATTTCCCACCGTTGA
- a CDS encoding class I SAM-dependent methyltransferase yields the protein MNNTDRFTGKAGAYVQGRPGYPAAVVELLTRETRRENPRMADIGSGTGILSRAMVEHGWTVYGVEPNDDMRREAEKVLKGFHRFHSVPGTAEHTLLPGASVDLVTAAQAFHWFDAAAFKRECRRILAAEGRIALIWNSRVEDGPIVREEGNIHRLYCPRFYGFSGGLADLTDRLGEFFDHRFRVFRFPNDLSYTRDQYLRRMMSASYALTEKDEGHSPWLDALNGLFDRFETGGRVTVPNETVVYLGAC from the coding sequence ATGAATAATACTGACCGATTTACCGGAAAAGCCGGGGCCTACGTTCAGGGCAGGCCCGGTTATCCCGCCGCCGTTGTTGAGCTTCTGACGCGGGAAACCCGCCGGGAGAATCCCCGAATGGCGGATATAGGTTCCGGAACAGGCATCCTGTCCCGCGCCATGGTGGAGCATGGCTGGACCGTGTACGGCGTGGAGCCTAACGATGACATGCGGAGGGAGGCGGAGAAGGTGCTGAAGGGTTTCCACCGCTTCCATTCCGTGCCGGGAACGGCGGAGCATACCCTGCTTCCCGGCGCTTCCGTGGACCTGGTAACGGCGGCGCAGGCGTTCCACTGGTTTGACGCCGCCGCGTTCAAGCGGGAATGCCGCCGTATTCTGGCCGCGGAGGGCAGAATAGCCCTGATCTGGAATTCCAGGGTGGAAGACGGCCCCATTGTCCGGGAGGAAGGGAACATCCATCGTCTTTACTGCCCGCGTTTTTATGGATTCAGCGGGGGCTTGGCCGACTTGACGGATAGACTCGGCGAGTTTTTCGACCACCGCTTCCGGGTATTCCGCTTTCCGAATGATCTGTCCTATACGCGGGACCAGTATCTCCGCCGCATGATGTCCGCCTCCTATGCCCTGACGGAAAAGGATGAGGGCCATTCCCCCTGGCTGGACGCCCTTAACGGGCTGTTTGACCGGTTTGAGACGGGAGGCCGTGTTACGGTTCCGAATGAAACCGTGGTGTATTTAGGGGCCTGCTGA